The sequence TTTTGCGCCAATTGAAGTTAATATCGTCCTAAGCTGCGACGAAACGAATCCCATGCGCGGCAGACTGTTTGCCCGGGCTGGCAGACCTTGCCGCCCGGCGGGCGGGATGCCATCTAGGCCGATGTGACGCACTCCACCGTCAAAGCGGTCCTCGGACCTACCAATACCGGCAAGACCCATCTGGCGATCGAGCGGATGTGCGGCCATTCCAGCGGCGCCATTGGCTTCCCGCTCCGCTTACTTGCGCGCGAGGTGTATGACCGGGTCTGCACGATCAAGCCGCCAGCCCAGGTTGCGCTGATTACCGGGGAAGAGCGTATCGAACCGCCCGATGCGCGCTATTTCCTGTGCACGGCAGAGGCCATGCCGCGAAAGCTCGACCATGCCTTTGTCGCGCTTGACGAAGCGCAATTGGGCGCGAATCCCGAACGCGGCCACATTTTTACCGACCACTTGCTAAATACGCGTGGGCGGGAGGAGACCATGCTGCTCGGCTCCGCCACGCTGGAGCCATTGGTGAAAGCGCTGGAACCCGGTGCCGAGATCACCACCCGCCCGCGTTTCTCCACGCTGACCCATATCGGGCCGCGCAAATTGTCGCGCCTGCCGCCGCGCAGCGCGATCGTGGCTTTCTCGGCCGAACAGGTTTACGCGGTCGCGGAAATGCTGCGCCGCTTCAAGGGCGGCAGCGCGGTGGTGATGGGCGCGCTCAGCCCGGAAACGCGCAACCGGCAGGTGGAACTGTTCCAGTCGGGCGAGGTGGATTACATCGTCGCTACCGATGCCATCGGCATGGGGCTGAACCTCGATCTCAACCATGTCGCCTTCGCTTCGCTGACCAAATTCGACGGGATGCGGCAGCGGCGGCTGGTTCCGGCGGAAATGTCGCAGATCGCGGGACGCGCCGGGCGGCACCAGCGCGATGGGACTTTCGGCACGCTTTCGGGCCAATCGCAATCGGTCAGGGGACGCGGCGCACCGCCGCCGGAATTTACCGAGGAAGAAATCTACGCGCTGGAAGAGCACCGCTTCAAGCCGCTCACCCATCTGTTCTGGCGCGATCCCGAACCGCGCATGGACACGTTGGAAGTGCTGATCGCCGATCTCGAGCGCGGTCCGCAGCACGAGGCGCTGCGCGCTGCACCCGAAGCGATCGATCTCGCGGTCCTCAAGCGGCTGGCCGAAGGCGGCGCGGATAGCGGGCCGGTCGATGGCGTCACGACGCCCGGCAATGTCCGCCGCTTCTGGGATGCCTGCCGATTGCCGGACTTCCGCTCCTCCGGTCCGGAAATGCATGCCCGCTTCGTCGCACGCCTCTGGCAGGATTTGCGCGGCGGCTATATCGGTGCGGATTACCTTGCCGCGCGGATTGCCGAGCTGGACAATATGCAAGGCGATATCGACACGTTGCAGGGCCGTATCGCGGCGATCCGCAGTTGGGCCTATATTTGCCAGCGGCCCGACTGGGTGCTGGCCCGCGACGAAATGGCCGCCCGCGCCCGCGCGGTGGAGGCGAAATTGTCGGACGCCCTGCATGGGCGGCTGACCGAGCGGTTCGTCAATCGGCGGACGGCCTTGTTGATGAAGTCGCTGGGCCAGGATGCAGCCTTGTTGCCGGTGGTATTGGAGGATGACGGAACCGTGAGCGTGGAAGACGAACCGATCGGCAGGGTGGAGGGTCTCTCGTTCAAGGTCGATCCCGGCACCCGGCATGACGATCGCAAGATGTTGCTGGCGGCGGCGGAAAAGGCGCTGCCCAGGTTGCTGGCTGCAAAGACCAGCGATCTGGCCGGCGGCGACATGGCCTCGCTGGAGCTCGCCCGCGGCGCAATCCGCTGGGACGGGCGCGTGCTGGCGCAATTGTCGCCGCGGCCTGGCAGGCTGCATCCGCAAGTCGCGCTGGTTGACGATATCGCACTGGTGCCCGAGGCCAGCCGCGCCGAATTGCAGGACTCTCTGGAAAGCTGGCTGACGGCCAAGCTGTCTCCGCTCGCCCCGCTCGGCAAACTGCTCGATGCGAGCAAGGATCCGGAGGCCGGATCGCAGGCGCGCGCATTGCTGCTGACGCTGATCGACGGGGCCGGTTTCGTCAGCCGGGAGAAAGCGGGAATCGAACATTTGCCCAAGGAAATGCGGCCTTTCCTGCGGCGGATTGGCGTCACTTTCGGGGCGCTCGACATATTCGCGCCGGCGCTGCTCAAACCCGCTCCGCGAAAATTGCTCCGCGAGATCGGGGCGGACCGCAGACCGCTGCAGGATAATATGCAATCGGTGATCGAGAGCGGAAAGGGCAGGCTTCCCGCAGGCTATCGCAACCTGGGCGCGCAGGCCGTGCGGATCGACGTTGCGGAGAAAATACTGCGCGCGGCGCATGATGCGCGGGCCAAACATAATGGCAAGCAGGTCCCGCTGGATCCGGCGCTGGCCGTTTCCACCGGGCTGACTGCCGAAAGCTATGAGAGACTGCTCTGGCTGGCCGGGTTCCGGTTGCAGCGCGCACCCGCTTTGGCACCGGACGCTTTCGGGCCCGCTCAGGCCGATCGCTGGGAATGGCGCCCGGGAAGAACCGGGCCGCGCCAAGACAAGGGTAGGGCCAGGGGTAAGGGCAGGCCGCAGCGCGCAAATCGCGGAAAACCTCAAGGCGGCAAGCCCGTGCCTCCCAAAACCCGCGCCCAGCCAGCTCAGCGGCCCGTCAAACAGGCCGATCCCAATGGCGCATTTGCCGGATTGGCGGACCTGCTGAAGAAATGACGGGGCCAGCCGCTTGAGGATCGACTTGCTGCTCTACCGCCTGCGTTTCGCGCGTAGTCGCAGCCGGGCAAAGGCGCTGGTGGAGGCAGGCCATGTGCGCCGCAGCGGAGAGCGGATCGAGCGGGCCTGCAGCGCCGTTCAGCCTGGCGATGTGCTCGCCTTTCCACTGGGCCGATCGGTGTGCGTCTTGCGGGTCGATCAGCTGCCCCAGCGGCGCGGCCCGGCCGGCGAGGCACAGCAATGCTACCACCTGATCGAGCAAACCGATCCTTGACGGGCTGGAACAAAGCGCCATAGCAGGCGCTTGAAAAAGGCGTTCAGCAGAGGAAACCGGCCCTAATGACCTATGTCGTCACCGACGCGTGCATCAAATGCAAATATACCGATTGCGTCGAAGTGTGTCCCGTGGACTGTTTCTACGAGGGTGAGAACATGCTGGTCATCAACCCCAGCGAATGCATCGATTGCGGCGTGTGCGAACCCGAATGTCCGGCGGAGGCAATCCTGCCCGATACCGAGGACGGGCTCGAGAAACTGCTGGAACTCAACACCAAATATTCCGCGGAATGGCCCAATATTACGAGCCAGAAGGAACCGCCCGCCGATGCCGACGAGCATAAGGGCGAAGAGGGCAAGATGGAAAAATACTTCAGCCCCGAACCGGGCGAAGGCGACTAGAAACCTGCCCTCAGGCGCTGCCATTTGCTGCGTTGCAGCGAAAAGCTGGCAATTTTCCCCGTTTCGTGCTATATAATAGATACACCGCGCCGGTTTGGTCCTGGCGCGAGGTTTTGACACGGAAAGGTTCGGGACCAGCCCACCCCTTTGCCAAACCGACCAGCGGCCGTTTCACAAGAAGCGCGCCGACGGGTCTTTTGACTATCTGGCGCAGGCAAACCCGGCACGAGAAAGGACACCTATATGGCAACCGAAGCTTTGGCCTTCGATGTCGGCGATTACGTTGTTTACCCCAAGCATGGCGTAGGCCGGGTGATCGAATTGCAGAACGAGGAAATCGCCGGAATGCAGCTGGAGCTGTATGTTCTGCGTTTCGAGAAAGAGCGTATGACCCTGCGCGTGCCGACCAACAAGGTCGAAGGCATCGGCATGCGCAAGCTGTCCAGCGACAAGACGCTGAAAGAAGCGATGGAAACGCTCAAGGGCAAGCCCAAGGTCAAGCGGACCATGTGGTCGCGCCGCGCGCAGGAATATGAAGCCAAGATCAATTCGGGCGAAATCGTACTGATCGCTGAAGTTACGCGCGACCTGTTCCGCCCGGATGACCAGCCGGAACAAAGCTATTCCGAACGCCAGATCTTCGAAGCCGCCTCCAGCCGCCTGGCGCGCGAACTGGCCGCGATGGAAAAGACCGACGAGCCGACCGCTCTGGAGAAAATCCTCGACGTGCTGCGCGAACACGCGCCGCAATATTACGACAATGACGAGGACGACAAGAAATAGGCTGGCAGCTTACGGTCATTCGACCAGCGCCCGATGCAAATCGATCAGGGCCGTCCCATAGGGGCGGCCCTTGTCATATCCGGCTTGTCCGCCGCGCTGCGCTGTATTATATCGGCAACACGCTATCTTGGCTGTTGGAGAGAAATCATGCCGCGCCCCTTTTTCAAAACCATCCTGCCGTTTGCCGCGATCGGCCTCGCCGCAGCCTTGTCGGGGTGTAGCTGGACCGAGAGAATGGGCGGTTTCGATGGGGTTCCGCTCGCCGAGCTCGACATGACGGGAGAAGCGCCGACCGGCGTGGCGCTGGCGGGGCCGGACCGGCTGATCGTAACCGAAGGAGCGGCGCTCGATATCGACGTGGAAGCCGATCCGGAAATTGCGGATTTGCTGCGCTTCAAAATCGAGGATGGCGTGCTGGGCGTCGGTCGCGAGAACTCCGATTGGAAGGACCGCATGTCCTCCTCCGGCAAGGCGATTATCCGTGTCACGATGCCTTCCCTCAATTCGGTCGAGGTCGCGGGATCGGGCACGGTCGAAGCCGCCCGGGTGGAAGGCGATGCCGCGATCGATATCGCCGGATCGGGCAAAGTGATGATCGCCGCCATCGAGGCCGGCAGTCTGAATGTCGAGATCGCCGGGAGCGGGACGGTTACCGGGGCCGGCACCGCCAACTCATTGTCGCTGGAAATCGCCGGGTCGGGTGATGTCGACCTGGAAAAGCTGCAGGCAGGCAGCGCCACTATCGACATTGCCGGTTCGGGCGATGCAATTTTCGCTTCCGACGGCGAAGTAAAGGCAAGCATCGCCGGGTCTGGCGATGTGGTGGTGATCGGCCGGGCCAGATGTTCGGTCAAGACCGCCGGGTCGGGCTCTCTGACCTGTCGTCCAGCCGATAGCGAGGCGGATACGGATGCCAGTGAAACTGCCGACAGCTAAATTATCGAGATATTCAGCATATTGTGGTTAGGCCGCGCGTGAAAGGATTTTTCATGCGCGGTTTTTCCGTTTTCTTCGCCATGGCGGCATCGCTCGCCCTGTCGGGCTGTATCGCACGCACGGCCGTCGATGTCGTGACCGCACCGGTTCGTGCGGTTGGCAAGGCCTATGACTGGGCCACGGTCAGCCAGTCCGAAAAGGACGAAAAGCGCGGCCGCGTGATGCGCGAGCGCGAGGAACGGCTGGGTAAGCTGGAGCGGCGCTATGAAAACCAGCTCGAAGATTGCGAGGAAGGCAGCCGCAAGGCCTGCAAAAAGGCGCGCAAGACCTATGCCGAGATCGAGGATCTGATGCCTTCCATGCCCCGCGCTCCGGCCGATTGGCAGGGTGATGGCTCGCGCAATCGATAGCTACCAACTTCGTCGGCCTACGCATCGTTTGCGACCGGCGCGCAGCTTGGTCTAAGGCTGCCAGCATGACGGCACCACACCACGCGCAGCGCAAGATGCGATCCTGGCTGTTCGCCCCCGGCGACAGCGAAAAGAAAATGGCCAAGGCAGCGGCAAGCGCCGCCGATATCGCGATATTCGACCTGGAAGATGCGGTGGTGGAAGGCAGCAAGCCCCTCGCCCGCACGATGATCCACGATTTCCTGGCTGCGCATCATGGGCACCGCGAGCGTATCTTCGTCCGCGTCAATCCGCTCGACGGGCCGCATACGCTGGATGACCTTGCTGCGGTGATGCCCGCCAGGCCGGGCGGTATCATGCTGCCCAAAGTGTATGGCCGCGAAGATGTCGAGACGCTCGACAAGTACCTCTCTGCGCTGGAAGTGGCGAACGGGATCGAGCGAGGCTCCACCCCCGTAATCGTGCTGGTCACCGAAGTGGCGGAGGCGATGTTCCACGCCGGGAGCTACAAAGACGCGCCGCGCGTGATCGCGCTGACCTGGGGGGCGGAGGATTTGGCCGATTCGATCGGTGCGGCGTCCAATACCCGTCCCGATGGCAGTTTCGGCTTCACTTACGAACTGGCGCGCAGCCTGTGCCTGTTGGGTGCTGCAAGTGCGGGCGTGGCGGCGATCGAGACCGTGCAGCCCGATTTTCGCGACTTGGACGGGCTGAAGGACCGCGCCGAGCGCGTGCGCCGCGACGGCTATCGCGGAATGCTCGCAATCCACCCGGCGCAGGTGGACATCATCAACGCCGCCTTCACGCCGAGCGCGGAGGAGATCGACGATGCGCGCGAAATCGTCGCGCTGTTCGCAGCCAATCCGGAAGCGGGAACGATAGGTTACAAGGGCGGCATGCTCGACCGCCCGCATCTCTCGCGCGCGCAGCAATTGCTGGCGCAAATCCAGCAGGACTGAACCGGGATTTCAGCTAGCCGACTGCATCGCAGCGACCTCTGCCAGCACCCGCTCGGCCAGTTCCGCGCGGCAAATCAGCAGGTCCGGCAGCGATACATCGCGCCGATTATACACCAGCGGCGAACCATCGATGCGCGAGCAATGCAGTCCGTGGGCCAGCGCCACCGCCGCCGGTGCGCAGCTATCCCATTCATATTGACCGCCGCTATGCAGATAAATCTCCGCTTCGCCGCGCACGATCGCCATCGCTTTGGCTCCGGCGCTGCCCATCGGCCGCAACTCGGCGTCAAGCTTCTCGGCAACGGCAACCGCTTCTTTTGCCGGACGTGTGCGGCTGACCACCATCCTCGGGGTTTGCGGCGCTTCGGGCAAAGGCTCTGGCCGATCGGTCCGCAAAACGAGATCGAGCCCTGGTAGCGCAACCGCACCGATCCGGGGCTTCCCGGCGATGGCGAGCGCCACATGCACCGCCCAATCCGTGCGGCCTTCGCCATATTCGCGCGTGCCGTCCACCGGATCGATGATCCAGACGCGGTCTTTTTCCAACCGCTCCTGGGTATCGCGGCTCTCTTCCGAAAGAACGCCATCTTCGGGGCGATATTCCTGCAGAGCGGCGACAAGCAGGCGGTTGGCCGCAGCATCCCCGGCATCGCCCAATGCCCGTCCGGTCAATTCCCCGGTGGCGCGCAGATCGAGCAACAACTTGCCCGCATCGCGCGCCAGTTGCGCAGCCAGTTCGCCGTCGCTCATGCTCATTTCAGCGGCAGGATCTGGCGGATGATATGTTCGGCGGCCTCGGCCGGCGACATGGCGACCGTGTTGACCACGATATCGGGCTGTTCGGGCGCTTCATAGGGACTGTCGATCCCGGTGAAGTTCTTCAACTTGCCTTCTCGCGCTTTCTTGTAGAGGCCCTTCACATCGCGTTCTTCCGCGACCTCCAGCGGCGTATCGACGAATATCTCGATATACTCGCCTTCGGGCAACATCTCGCGAACCATCTGCCGTTCGGCGCGGAACGGGCTGATGAAGGCGGTCAGCACGATCAGCCCGGCATCGGTCATCAGCCGCGCGACCTCCCCGATCCGGCGGATATTCTCGATACGGTCGGCATCGGTGAAGCCCAGATCCTTATTGAGCCCGTGCCGGACATTGTCGCCATCGAGCAGGAAGGTGTGTCGGTTCATCAGATTGAGCTGCTTCTCCACCTCATTGGCGATGGTCGATTTGCCCGAACCGGACAGGCCGGTGAACCACAGCACGCGCGGTGCCTGGTTCTTTAGCCGGGCATGTTCCTCGCGCGTGACATCGACCGGCTGCCAATGCACGTTTTGCGCGCGTCGCAGGCTGAAATGCAGCATCCCGGCCGCCACCGTGCGGTTGGTGATCTTGTCGATCAGGATGAAGCCGCCCAGCGCCCGGTTGATCGCACCATCCTCGGCATAGGGGGCAAAAGTGATCGGGCGCTCTGTATGCAATTCCGCCACGCCGATCGCATTCAGCTCCAGCGTCTTGGCGGCGAGGTGATCCATGCTGTTGACGTTGATCTCGTATTTCGGTTCCTGCACCGTGGCGGAGACCGTTTGCGCGCCGAGCTTCAGCCAATAGGCGCGTCCCGGCAGCATCGGTTCGTCATCCATCCATACGATAGTGGTCTCGAACTGATCGGAAACCTGCGGCGGATCGTCGGCGGATGCGATGACGTTCCCACGCGAGCAATCGATCTCGTCTTCCAGCGTCAGCGTGACCGACTGGCCCGCCTGCGCCTCGTCCAGCTCGCCATCGAAAGTGACGATCGATTTGATCGCGCTGGTCTTGCCGCTGGGCAGGATACGCACCGCATCGCCCGGTTTGACCGAGCCGCTTGCCACCAGTCCTGAAAATCCGCGAAAGTCGAGATTGGGCCGATTGACCCATTGCACCGGCATGCGGAAAGCGGATGCCACGTCATCTGCGCCGCCATGCTCGACGCTCTCCAGATGGTCGATCAGCGGCGGTCCCTCATAATACGGGGTGTTGGCCGAAGGCGCCGCAATATTGTCACCCTTGAAGCCCGAAATCGGCATCGCGGTGAAGCTCTCGATCCCGATTTCATTGGCGAAGGCTTGGTAGTCGGCAACGATAGCGTCGTAGGTTTCGCGGTCGTAGCCGACCAGATCCATCTTGTTCACTGCCAGCACGAAATTTCGGATGCCGAGCAGGTGGCACAGATAGCTGTGGCGGCGGGTCTGCACCAGCACACCCTTGCGCGCATCGACCAGGATCACCGCCAGATCGGCGGTGGATGCGCCGGTGACCATGTTGCGCGTATATTGCTCGTGC comes from Alteripontixanthobacter sp. and encodes:
- a CDS encoding helicase-related protein, coding for MTHSTVKAVLGPTNTGKTHLAIERMCGHSSGAIGFPLRLLAREVYDRVCTIKPPAQVALITGEERIEPPDARYFLCTAEAMPRKLDHAFVALDEAQLGANPERGHIFTDHLLNTRGREETMLLGSATLEPLVKALEPGAEITTRPRFSTLTHIGPRKLSRLPPRSAIVAFSAEQVYAVAEMLRRFKGGSAVVMGALSPETRNRQVELFQSGEVDYIVATDAIGMGLNLDLNHVAFASLTKFDGMRQRRLVPAEMSQIAGRAGRHQRDGTFGTLSGQSQSVRGRGAPPPEFTEEEIYALEEHRFKPLTHLFWRDPEPRMDTLEVLIADLERGPQHEALRAAPEAIDLAVLKRLAEGGADSGPVDGVTTPGNVRRFWDACRLPDFRSSGPEMHARFVARLWQDLRGGYIGADYLAARIAELDNMQGDIDTLQGRIAAIRSWAYICQRPDWVLARDEMAARARAVEAKLSDALHGRLTERFVNRRTALLMKSLGQDAALLPVVLEDDGTVSVEDEPIGRVEGLSFKVDPGTRHDDRKMLLAAAEKALPRLLAAKTSDLAGGDMASLELARGAIRWDGRVLAQLSPRPGRLHPQVALVDDIALVPEASRAELQDSLESWLTAKLSPLAPLGKLLDASKDPEAGSQARALLLTLIDGAGFVSREKAGIEHLPKEMRPFLRRIGVTFGALDIFAPALLKPAPRKLLREIGADRRPLQDNMQSVIESGKGRLPAGYRNLGAQAVRIDVAEKILRAAHDARAKHNGKQVPLDPALAVSTGLTAESYERLLWLAGFRLQRAPALAPDAFGPAQADRWEWRPGRTGPRQDKGRARGKGRPQRANRGKPQGGKPVPPKTRAQPAQRPVKQADPNGAFAGLADLLKK
- a CDS encoding S4 domain-containing protein translates to MRIDLLLYRLRFARSRSRAKALVEAGHVRRSGERIERACSAVQPGDVLAFPLGRSVCVLRVDQLPQRRGPAGEAQQCYHLIEQTDP
- the fdxA gene encoding ferredoxin FdxA, whose translation is MTYVVTDACIKCKYTDCVEVCPVDCFYEGENMLVINPSECIDCGVCEPECPAEAILPDTEDGLEKLLELNTKYSAEWPNITSQKEPPADADEHKGEEGKMEKYFSPEPGEGD
- a CDS encoding CarD family transcriptional regulator translates to MATEALAFDVGDYVVYPKHGVGRVIELQNEEIAGMQLELYVLRFEKERMTLRVPTNKVEGIGMRKLSSDKTLKEAMETLKGKPKVKRTMWSRRAQEYEAKINSGEIVLIAEVTRDLFRPDDQPEQSYSERQIFEAASSRLARELAAMEKTDEPTALEKILDVLREHAPQYYDNDEDDKK
- a CDS encoding head GIN domain-containing protein, whose protein sequence is MPRPFFKTILPFAAIGLAAALSGCSWTERMGGFDGVPLAELDMTGEAPTGVALAGPDRLIVTEGAALDIDVEADPEIADLLRFKIEDGVLGVGRENSDWKDRMSSSGKAIIRVTMPSLNSVEVAGSGTVEAARVEGDAAIDIAGSGKVMIAAIEAGSLNVEIAGSGTVTGAGTANSLSLEIAGSGDVDLEKLQAGSATIDIAGSGDAIFASDGEVKASIAGSGDVVVIGRARCSVKTAGSGSLTCRPADSEADTDASETADS
- a CDS encoding CoA ester lyase — its product is MTAPHHAQRKMRSWLFAPGDSEKKMAKAAASAADIAIFDLEDAVVEGSKPLARTMIHDFLAAHHGHRERIFVRVNPLDGPHTLDDLAAVMPARPGGIMLPKVYGREDVETLDKYLSALEVANGIERGSTPVIVLVTEVAEAMFHAGSYKDAPRVIALTWGAEDLADSIGAASNTRPDGSFGFTYELARSLCLLGAASAGVAAIETVQPDFRDLDGLKDRAERVRRDGYRGMLAIHPAQVDIINAAFTPSAEEIDDAREIVALFAANPEAGTIGYKGGMLDRPHLSRAQQLLAQIQQD
- a CDS encoding 3'(2'),5'-bisphosphate nucleotidase CysQ; protein product: MSMSDGELAAQLARDAGKLLLDLRATGELTGRALGDAGDAAANRLLVAALQEYRPEDGVLSEESRDTQERLEKDRVWIIDPVDGTREYGEGRTDWAVHVALAIAGKPRIGAVALPGLDLVLRTDRPEPLPEAPQTPRMVVSRTRPAKEAVAVAEKLDAELRPMGSAGAKAMAIVRGEAEIYLHSGGQYEWDSCAPAAVALAHGLHCSRIDGSPLVYNRRDVSLPDLLICRAELAERVLAEVAAMQSAS
- the cysN gene encoding sulfate adenylyltransferase subunit CysN, which gives rise to MADIDPGNTYETDALIAEDIDAYLDTHQHKTMLRFITCGSVDDGKSTLIGRLLYDSKMIFEDQLASLESDSKRVGTQGQDIDFALLVDGLAAEREQGITIDVAYRFFTTEKRKFIVADCPGHEQYTRNMVTGASTADLAVILVDARKGVLVQTRRHSYLCHLLGIRNFVLAVNKMDLVGYDRETYDAIVADYQAFANEIGIESFTAMPISGFKGDNIAAPSANTPYYEGPPLIDHLESVEHGGADDVASAFRMPVQWVNRPNLDFRGFSGLVASGSVKPGDAVRILPSGKTSAIKSIVTFDGELDEAQAGQSVTLTLEDEIDCSRGNVIASADDPPQVSDQFETTIVWMDDEPMLPGRAYWLKLGAQTVSATVQEPKYEINVNSMDHLAAKTLELNAIGVAELHTERPITFAPYAEDGAINRALGGFILIDKITNRTVAAGMLHFSLRRAQNVHWQPVDVTREEHARLKNQAPRVLWFTGLSGSGKSTIANEVEKQLNLMNRHTFLLDGDNVRHGLNKDLGFTDADRIENIRRIGEVARLMTDAGLIVLTAFISPFRAERQMVREMLPEGEYIEIFVDTPLEVAEERDVKGLYKKAREGKLKNFTGIDSPYEAPEQPDIVVNTVAMSPAEAAEHIIRQILPLK